The DNA window ATTAGAACTCTCTCAAGAACAAATCGGAACCTGGAAAGTTGAATCTTGGAGATGGGAAATGGCTTAAAAGTCTATCGTCATCAGGTGCCTTAAACCAGGTCTCGCAATTTCGCTGACACTTTGAACAGTGAAATTTCAATATATGACATCCAATACGCGCGCGCGCCTCACTGAATTTGCAAGGACAACGAGCAAGAACTTGCATCTAAATTCTGAAATTAAAACGTCCAGAAACGAATCATCCGGAAATATGCAAATATGTGGCCTGCGCCCTCATCTCGATCCCCAATAAAGCAAGATGTTTTATAGCAAAATAAACCACAATTTTACTAGTACTGGAGAAGCGTAAAACGGAGCAAAGTTTGGCACTGCCCGTGCCACCCAAGAACATAAATTCCACAGGCGTACAGACCGTGGCGAAAGATCAGAGAACatggagagggagggagggagggagagactGCGGAGCCTTACTTCCAGACGTCGTGCTcgcgctcggcggcggcggcggcggccgtgcggcgggAGGCGGGCATGGGGGTGAGCCACTGGGAGAAGTCGCGGTCGAAGAACTCCCAGTCCGGGAGCAGCACGCCGGCTATGGCCAGGATGCCGAAGCCGTACGTGGCCGCCGCCTTCCGCAGCGACGCCGTGGCCAGCCCCGTGACCACGacggccgccgccagcgccacgAGGCTCCGCCGCAGCAGCTCGTCCCTCCCCATGCCGCCCGGGCCCTCGGCCGCCAGCCTTCCTCCCCTACTCGACCGAACGAGCCTTCTCGAAGCTTCGGCTCCCGTCTTCCCTCCCTTCAATCCTTCCCCCGGGGACACGAAACGAGAAGCGCGTGCGCCCtgagctgctgctgccgccgccaccgcctccgcttGCCTCGGTTTCCTTCTCCCTTGGCCCTGGGGCTGGCTGCTCGCTTTGCTGCTGCTGGTTTCTCTGCGGGGGCTGGGGGCTCTTGGCGCGGGGACATGGACGCGGTCTATTTTTATGGCGTGGGGCAAGCGCGGGGGGTTTGACAGGCAGACACGTGGGGCCCGCTGCAGAACGGAGTGGATCAGCAGGCCGCtgtcaggagttaatgaagttATTAGCCCACGTGTCACGCAGCTTAGCTGAGGAAACCCCCAAAGTCTCGAACGCACGGCACAGGGGGGACTTTCAGGGCGGGTCCGTGGACAACCCCCAACTGCATGTGTTGACACGCTGCCATGAATACGGGGGATGTCGTattaaattaattaaacatAAACATTTCCCAACAATTTAGCAGATTTGCTGGAAACTTTCGTTTTCGTGATGGACCGATTCCAAAATGCGAGCATGAAGTTCTTGACATTAACACATTTTTTTAGATAAGACTAGAtcaaaattcaaaactttaataACCAGAAAAAGATTGTATTTTGTTCGTGGGTTATCAGAGTCAAGACTTCcaagatgaagaagaaaaggTAGTGTTTTTAATGGAATGAGTATTACATCTTTTTTACAAGAAATGTATTGCTGTATTGATATCGGTAGCCCTAGCACAAGTTGTTTATGATTAACGAATCTGTCTGGTTGAGCTAACTGAATACGGTGGCCCAGTGCCGAACTGAAAAGAGAGACCAATCCATCATCGTACTTGACCCTCTTTCCTCATTGTTGCCTGAGGCTTTTGCTAATTTTGCCCACTAAAATAGAAGCACAATTATATCGTGCAATCGTGTAGCGAAACTAGTTGCGTCTCCCGTGGAAAAAGAGAGAGCTGCAGGTAGCTGAGTTCGAACGGAGCACTCAACTTCATCCTGCCCTCACACACAGGCACGATAAATGTCCCCAACTCCGCACCCTTTTTTCCCCACAAGCTTCCAGCTGACACGTAAAACACGCACGCTCCCAGATGAGATTAGCTGAGCGGCACGGGCTTGCCGTCGCCTAATCGCGCACTCCAAAAGCGACCAGCTCCCACGTCGGCGCACGACGCAGTCGGCAACCGAAATACCGGATGCCATGTGGGGCCATGGCTCTCCTGGCCCGGCCCTGCGCTCGCTACAGAGGCCCGCCGCGCGCTGGCTGCCCTCCCCGTCTCCGGACGGGCGCCGCCGCAGGCGTACGAGCCGGGGACGGGACGGTAGGGCACGGCGCCGTCCTTCACGGCGGTGGCAGCTGGCGCAGAGGATCCCGTCCGGCTGGCGCGGCGAGAGTGGTGGAGGAGTAGAAGGGCCGGTCAGCCGGCGGGCCCGGGACAGGTGGGGTGATTTTAAGACCGGGTGCGTGCACGCGCTCGCCTCTACCCGCCGCCGCACACGCCAGGCCagtggccgc is part of the Panicum hallii strain FIL2 chromosome 2, PHallii_v3.1, whole genome shotgun sequence genome and encodes:
- the LOC112883099 gene encoding signal peptidase complex-like protein DTM1, whose protein sequence is MGRDELLRRSLVALAAAVVVTGLATASLRKAAATYGFGILAIAGVLLPDWEFFDRDFSQWLTPMPASRRTAAAAAAEREHDVWKFKPYPLRMAMLTTIYSFGLYKWWIYVSS